From one Bacteroides intestinalis DSM 17393 genomic stretch:
- a CDS encoding SusC/RagA family TonB-linked outer membrane protein — translation MKNSKNLSLLSRLGKLQRLFLVALFSVLAIGAAAQSKTVSGTVTDKTGETVIGASVVVKGTTNGTITDIDGKFTISNVPDNGIIQVSFVGYKTQDIPAGGKSVFHITLEEDAEILDEVVVVGYGVQKKSDVTGALTQVTEKTIKERPVQNALQAMQGKAAGVQITSNNRPGELGDVRIRGNRSINASNDPLYVIDGIPMTAGSMADVNPNDIESMEILKDASATAIYGSRGANGVVLISTKKGKTGKVTINYDGSMSFSTIDSMTDWMNSGELIDWNRQSNINANAYTGKYGNAPDPDIDGDAYFGGVTKYPYLRPVFNSAFQFNSDGTPVLRDATEYEQKVLGYAARVPVYDSSKIPTTPWTDYVTRTAITHNHQLSLSAGTEKSKLYMSLAYLDQQSPMKDQDYKRYTVNLNGEIQATDFLKVGMGVNLSHSIKNYGIVSNFSNTTAKDSYGLATNLMPYAPAYDENGSLLSPSDGPSQHNALLNIDQAQNETRYYGAMLSSFAELDFGKIWTPLEGIRWRTNFGAQYRNAREGSYYGNDFTNPLGYASTEPNVAYNNQSQKLAWTLENMIFVNKTFNRIHSLGLTLMQSAEYYRTEGIEVRAYECKFPTALWYSVGDSNTSKAGIGSSFSEQQRASYMGRINYSLMDRYLITLTGRWDGASMLAVDNKWDFFPSAALAWKVNEENFLQAIGWINTLKVRVGYGVTGNASVSPYQTGGAMVSQWANKPFGQGAVTTNTTGAKASVLPNKMLGWEKTASTNVGIDFGFLNNRITGSAEYYIAKTSDLLLNRSIPIMTGYTQILSNVGKTQNKGFELTLSTVNVQTKDFTWKTDFTFSTNKEKIVELADGKNDDTANSWFIGKPINEVWTYKYDRLWQNTTDDQKLLAVYKANGITMFPGMAKLVDQPFIEVPKGTEGAVTKTIDVNGQKQEITYMNNGFGKFDNDDNHFLGSFTPKWEGGFTTTFIYKNWQLNAFVYGRFGNTYYGLMQTYGRRVEKDTWSPENTGARFPQPRAGGETFTDYSAYMSYTKGNMVAIRNIALSYTLPEKILNKIGASSCSIYAQVLNPFIFGGELVKAGINPDDTTGWSESTNPTNYIGGQTNNTVLNRSYVIGLRLGF, via the coding sequence ATGAAAAACAGCAAGAATTTAAGTCTGTTGAGTCGTCTGGGTAAACTCCAGCGGCTGTTTCTCGTGGCTTTGTTCTCGGTATTGGCTATAGGAGCCGCCGCACAAAGCAAAACCGTTTCGGGTACTGTCACCGACAAAACGGGTGAAACTGTAATTGGAGCCAGTGTAGTAGTAAAAGGTACTACAAATGGTACAATTACCGATATCGATGGTAAATTTACCATCTCCAATGTACCTGACAATGGGATTATACAGGTGAGTTTTGTCGGATACAAAACTCAGGATATTCCTGCGGGGGGGAAATCCGTTTTTCATATTACATTAGAAGAAGATGCTGAAATTCTGGATGAAGTAGTGGTAGTAGGTTATGGTGTACAGAAGAAAAGCGACGTAACCGGAGCACTAACTCAAGTAACGGAAAAAACAATCAAAGAGCGCCCGGTACAGAATGCTTTACAAGCGATGCAAGGTAAAGCTGCCGGCGTGCAAATTACATCCAACAACCGCCCGGGGGAACTGGGTGATGTACGTATCCGTGGTAATCGTTCCATTAATGCAAGCAACGACCCGCTATATGTAATCGATGGAATCCCGATGACTGCAGGTTCTATGGCTGATGTCAATCCCAACGATATAGAATCTATGGAAATTTTGAAGGATGCGTCTGCCACAGCTATTTATGGTTCACGTGGAGCCAACGGCGTCGTCCTGATCAGTACCAAAAAGGGTAAAACCGGCAAGGTGACCATTAACTACGATGGTTCAATGTCCTTTTCAACGATTGATTCTATGACTGACTGGATGAACTCAGGAGAACTGATTGACTGGAATCGCCAGTCTAATATTAATGCAAATGCATATACAGGTAAGTATGGCAATGCTCCCGACCCCGATATTGATGGTGATGCGTATTTTGGCGGTGTAACCAAATACCCCTATCTGCGTCCAGTATTCAATTCGGCCTTCCAATTTAATAGCGATGGTACTCCTGTATTACGTGACGCCACCGAATATGAACAAAAGGTTCTGGGATATGCTGCCAGAGTTCCGGTATACGATTCCTCGAAAATACCCACAACTCCCTGGACAGACTATGTAACCCGCACGGCAATTACTCACAATCACCAGTTATCCCTGTCTGCCGGTACCGAAAAATCAAAACTTTATATGTCTTTGGCATATCTGGACCAGCAATCACCGATGAAGGATCAGGACTACAAACGCTATACAGTGAATTTGAATGGGGAAATACAGGCTACCGATTTCCTGAAAGTTGGCATGGGCGTTAATCTCAGCCATTCCATTAAAAATTATGGTATTGTAAGTAACTTCTCAAACACTACTGCCAAAGACTCTTATGGTTTAGCCACCAACCTGATGCCATATGCACCGGCATACGATGAAAACGGTTCCTTACTGAGCCCGTCTGATGGTCCTTCGCAACACAATGCACTACTGAACATTGACCAGGCGCAGAATGAAACACGCTATTACGGAGCTATGTTAAGCTCTTTTGCTGAACTGGACTTCGGGAAAATCTGGACTCCGCTGGAAGGTATAAGATGGCGTACAAACTTCGGTGCACAATACCGTAATGCACGCGAAGGTAGTTATTATGGTAACGATTTCACCAATCCGCTAGGGTATGCCTCAACAGAACCGAATGTAGCTTACAACAACCAAAGCCAGAAATTGGCATGGACATTGGAAAATATGATTTTTGTAAACAAAACATTCAATAGAATCCACTCTTTGGGACTGACATTAATGCAATCTGCCGAATATTATCGTACAGAAGGTATCGAGGTACGCGCTTATGAATGTAAATTCCCCACCGCATTGTGGTATAGTGTAGGTGACTCTAACACATCAAAGGCCGGTATAGGTTCCTCATTCAGCGAACAACAACGCGCTTCTTATATGGGCCGCATTAATTATTCTTTGATGGACCGTTATCTGATTACCTTGACAGGTCGTTGGGATGGTGCTTCAATGTTAGCCGTAGATAATAAATGGGATTTCTTCCCTTCAGCCGCCCTGGCATGGAAGGTGAATGAGGAAAATTTCCTGCAAGCTATAGGATGGATCAATACATTGAAAGTACGTGTAGGTTATGGTGTGACCGGTAATGCTTCTGTCAGTCCATATCAAACAGGTGGAGCAATGGTTTCACAATGGGCAAACAAGCCTTTCGGGCAAGGTGCAGTAACCACAAACACCACCGGTGCCAAGGCTTCCGTATTGCCCAACAAAATGCTTGGTTGGGAGAAAACTGCTTCCACGAATGTGGGTATCGACTTCGGCTTCCTGAATAATAGAATCACCGGTAGTGCCGAATACTACATTGCCAAAACTTCTGATTTACTATTAAACCGTTCTATTCCTATCATGACCGGATATACCCAAATTTTATCGAATGTAGGCAAGACTCAAAATAAGGGTTTTGAATTAACATTGTCTACTGTAAATGTCCAAACCAAAGACTTTACCTGGAAAACCGATTTCACCTTCTCTACTAACAAAGAAAAGATAGTAGAATTGGCTGATGGTAAAAATGACGATACCGCCAATAGCTGGTTTATAGGAAAACCAATCAATGAGGTTTGGACATACAAATACGATCGCCTGTGGCAGAATACTACTGATGACCAAAAACTGCTGGCAGTTTATAAAGCAAATGGTATTACGATGTTCCCAGGTATGGCTAAATTGGTAGATCAACCATTCATCGAAGTACCAAAAGGTACAGAAGGAGCAGTAACAAAAACTATTGATGTCAATGGACAGAAGCAAGAAATCACTTATATGAATAACGGTTTCGGAAAATTTGATAATGATGACAATCATTTCTTAGGTTCATTTACCCCGAAATGGGAAGGTGGTTTTACTACTACATTCATTTACAAGAACTGGCAGCTGAATGCATTTGTCTATGGCCGCTTCGGCAATACGTATTACGGATTAATGCAAACTTACGGACGTCGCGTTGAGAAGGATACCTGGAGTCCTGAAAATACGGGAGCCCGATTCCCGCAACCGCGCGCAGGAGGAGAGACTTTTACAGACTATAGTGCTTATATGAGTTACACTAAAGGCAATATGGTTGCCATCCGTAACATTGCATTATCATATACACTGCCCGAAAAAATTCTAAATAAGATAGGTGCGTCCAGTTGCTCTATTTATGCCCAAGTACTGAACCCCTTCATTTTCGGGGGTGAATTAGTAAAGGCAGGAATCAACCCGGATGATACTACAGGATGGAGCGAAAGTACTAATCCGACTAATTATATTGGAGGCCAGACCAATAATACAGTGTTGAACCGCAGTTATGTGATAGGTCTGAGACTTGGCTTTTAA
- a CDS encoding RagB/SusD family nutrient uptake outer membrane protein, which yields MKKYILLSIIALGSISCTDSFLEEKMVSTITQDYFETEQGLEQLIVGTYDALRVTKQYEQGPASLMAGVDNFSQKTASRGMYSASEWNATGKLAGFTNGLCGENAKSLLGFYPIINNCNRAIISIREGKALGKFASDANYAAKALSEALFNRAYSLYIMSTMYGEIFVPQGYTEELPSNYNYARESVPNIYRMLITDLRYAYDHLPDVNEQNLTTDFGRATKGAAAHFLAKLYLQRAQGAKYGSSEYGVKADGHVDTNKQKSYLGMLYKGESAADLDSCIYYTSKVIDHGYYDLEPDFGKLFNHPLGDYSNENSRELILSCVYGPMGGADNGRYGNRLPYFFGGDYANASWGIPDFCWEYPTKSSARVGYTNDFGFDLYVNKQADSRYQKSFHVEYITALKGGDSNSSPAANLDYHAYNSDNNKTYIWTEAMADYFNEHILPNYTRESWGNRRAVPGEHKMGKGDLAFAYVENTKETAIDINEALAQPFVLMARWIKDGDKYYYRVPTKAEGSSYAYNDKSYSGLDKMGSTACPATLKYDEPNRNNYTHYESGRDVPLFRLAETYLLRAEAYGRKGNYSAAIADINKVRARAAYKSGEKRAEVIALIQPGHEKLSQTEQQWPYEVAIDMTASMLVDESYWDGASVHSNAEMYPETATSTEDRFVNFILNELARELNQEMVYYENLHHSGWQADRIIYHDQLASSKQGLWDSSDNLINGIGQTGDGMGMFEPHYTLKPFAQSMLDLLTDENGNPLDDSAKKAYQNYGY from the coding sequence ATGAAGAAATATATATTACTATCGATAATTGCATTGGGAAGCATATCTTGTACAGACAGCTTTCTGGAAGAAAAAATGGTATCTACCATTACGCAAGATTATTTTGAGACCGAACAAGGTCTGGAACAACTGATCGTAGGTACATACGACGCCTTGCGGGTAACAAAACAATACGAACAAGGTCCTGCAAGCTTGATGGCAGGAGTAGATAACTTCTCTCAGAAAACAGCATCACGGGGTATGTATTCCGCGAGTGAATGGAATGCAACTGGAAAGTTGGCAGGTTTTACCAATGGCTTGTGCGGTGAGAATGCCAAATCACTATTAGGCTTCTACCCCATCATCAACAACTGTAACCGGGCTATAATATCTATCCGTGAAGGCAAAGCGCTCGGCAAGTTTGCCAGCGATGCAAATTATGCAGCCAAGGCTCTGTCAGAAGCTTTATTCAACCGTGCCTACTCACTTTACATTATGAGCACCATGTACGGTGAAATATTCGTTCCGCAAGGATATACAGAAGAGCTTCCCTCCAATTACAACTATGCCCGTGAAAGCGTTCCCAATATATACCGGATGCTAATTACAGATTTGCGTTATGCTTATGATCATCTGCCGGATGTCAATGAACAGAATCTGACTACAGACTTCGGTCGAGCAACGAAAGGGGCAGCCGCACATTTTTTGGCAAAACTCTATTTGCAACGTGCACAAGGTGCTAAATATGGTAGTTCGGAATATGGTGTAAAAGCCGACGGTCATGTAGATACCAATAAACAGAAATCTTATTTGGGTATGCTATATAAAGGAGAAAGTGCTGCCGACCTAGATTCCTGTATATATTATACATCAAAGGTTATAGATCATGGTTATTATGATTTGGAACCTGACTTTGGAAAATTGTTCAACCATCCATTGGGAGATTATTCAAATGAAAATAGCCGGGAATTGATTCTATCTTGCGTATATGGTCCGATGGGTGGAGCCGACAATGGCCGTTATGGTAACCGCCTGCCTTATTTCTTCGGAGGTGACTATGCCAATGCTTCTTGGGGAATACCTGATTTCTGTTGGGAATATCCCACAAAATCTTCAGCACGTGTAGGTTATACCAATGACTTCGGTTTTGACCTATACGTTAACAAACAAGCTGACTCCCGCTATCAAAAATCATTCCACGTAGAATATATAACAGCATTGAAGGGAGGAGATTCAAACTCATCCCCTGCTGCCAATCTTGACTATCACGCTTATAACAGTGATAATAACAAGACTTATATATGGACTGAAGCAATGGCAGATTATTTCAATGAACATATCCTTCCCAATTATACAAGAGAATCCTGGGGTAATAGAAGAGCTGTGCCCGGTGAACATAAAATGGGGAAAGGTGATCTAGCTTTCGCTTATGTGGAAAACACCAAAGAGACTGCCATTGACATCAATGAAGCTTTGGCACAACCCTTTGTCCTGATGGCACGCTGGATAAAAGATGGAGATAAATATTATTACCGTGTTCCTACTAAAGCCGAAGGAAGTAGTTATGCTTATAATGATAAAAGTTATTCCGGTCTGGACAAAATGGGTTCTACCGCATGTCCGGCAACATTAAAATATGATGAACCAAACCGCAATAATTATACGCACTACGAATCCGGCCGTGACGTACCTTTGTTCCGTTTAGCAGAAACCTATCTGCTTCGTGCCGAAGCTTATGGACGCAAAGGTAATTACAGTGCAGCTATTGCTGACATTAATAAAGTACGCGCACGTGCTGCTTATAAATCAGGTGAAAAGCGTGCAGAAGTGATTGCTCTTATACAACCGGGCCATGAAAAGCTCTCTCAGACAGAACAGCAATGGCCATATGAAGTGGCAATCGACATGACAGCTTCAATGTTGGTAGACGAATCTTATTGGGATGGTGCTTCTGTTCATTCAAATGCAGAAATGTATCCGGAAACTGCCACATCAACGGAAGACCGTTTTGTAAACTTCATCCTGAATGAATTAGCACGCGAACTGAATCAGGAAATGGTATATTACGAGAACTTACATCACTCGGGCTGGCAGGCAGACCGCATCATATACCATGATCAATTAGCATCTTCAAAACAAGGATTATGGGATTCTTCAGACAACTTAATTAACGGTATCGGACAGACAGGTGATGGCATGGGAATGTTCGAACCCCATTATACCCTAAAACCATTTGCCCAGTCTATGCTAGACTTATTGACGGATGAGAATGGTAATCCTCTGGACGACTCAGCTAAAAAAGCTTACCAGAATTACGGATATTGA
- a CDS encoding SusC/RagA family TonB-linked outer membrane protein, whose amino-acid sequence MKNSKNLSLLSRLGKLQRLFLVALFSVLAIGAAAQSKTVSGTVIDQTGEPVIGANVLVKGTTNGVITDLDGRFTLSNVPNNGTISISFIGYKDQEISVAGKTNFQVTLQEDNAMLDEVVVVGYGVQKKSDVTGALTRVGSKELNAKPVSNAFEALQGKAAGVDITSSQRPGSVGSIRIRGNRSLNASNTPLYVVDGVPLSAGGIETLNPRDIESIDILKDASSTAIYGSRGANGVVLVTTKRGKVGQFALNYSGTVTMETIEDKSPVMSASDYITWKRWAYYNNNPEVYAPGNAPTYENDQKIFAGDTYALKNVNKGWEGNSWDGSKVSNTDWTGIVTRTGITHEHTLSATGGSENLQGSFSFGYLNNKGTQKGQEYERFNLAATVDITPKPWIKIGASINMSFADQQYGVDRMAGTNNGPGDIYGLAKSIPRYAVPYDDEGNVIATPHTESRTYTVVDEWKKVNDDRENYRALASFYAQLDFGKMWKPLEGLSYKFAFGPDFRYNRNGIFRDSSSASLAGSTNYASWGSNRYFSWTLDNMILYNRQFGKHNIGVTLLQTASKNNHESGSMSASDILVPEMLWNNMGIVDVTQSRYKAGMGTGLTESQMASYMARINYSFNDRYLLTVSGRYDGSSVLAAGNKWDFFPSAALGWRINQEEFMQDITWIDNLKLRIGVGTTGNSSVSPYGTLGGIFTGWMPFSTGNQMIFVTNEPYYVDMSKKANSMANRDLSWEKTTQWNYGIDFGFLSNRINGTIDVYHSKTKDLLMSVNIPTLTGYPSTMQNIGQTKNFGVDISLSVTPIRTEDFEWVSSLNAAYQKEEIVELANGKNDMIDNTWFIGQSIGVFYDYAADGIWKESDAAEMAKWNEKGSKFKVGMVKPVDQNGDYQLDANDDKIILGNKTPRWTLGWSNYFTWKGVELGIELYGRFGYMISTGGEAQAGQFQQREIDYWTPDNPNAEWQMPIYGSGDSYAGLLGYKDASFLKLRNISLGYNIPQNICKKIGINSLKVYVQGRNLGDIYSSIDYIDLDLGTSYYNRGVTFGLNVGF is encoded by the coding sequence ATGAAAAACAGCAAGAATTTAAGTCTGTTGAGTCGTCTGGGTAAACTCCAGCGGCTGTTTCTCGTGGCTTTGTTCTCGGTATTGGCTATAGGAGCCGCCGCACAAAGCAAAACCGTTTCGGGTACTGTAATTGATCAAACCGGTGAACCGGTTATTGGTGCCAATGTTCTGGTTAAAGGCACTACTAATGGTGTGATTACTGACTTGGATGGTCGATTTACTCTTTCCAATGTACCTAATAATGGTACGATTTCTATTTCTTTTATAGGTTATAAAGACCAGGAAATTTCTGTTGCAGGAAAAACAAATTTCCAGGTGACATTGCAGGAAGATAATGCAATGTTGGATGAAGTAGTGGTAGTAGGTTACGGCGTTCAGAAGAAGAGTGACGTGACGGGTGCTTTGACACGCGTAGGGAGTAAGGAACTGAATGCAAAGCCCGTAAGCAATGCTTTTGAGGCATTACAAGGCAAGGCGGCAGGTGTGGATATTACTTCCAGTCAGCGTCCGGGTTCTGTAGGTTCTATTCGTATCCGTGGTAATCGTTCATTGAATGCCAGTAATACTCCGCTTTATGTCGTGGACGGTGTTCCTTTGAGTGCAGGGGGGATCGAGACACTAAATCCGCGTGACATTGAGTCGATTGACATTTTGAAGGATGCTTCTTCTACGGCTATTTATGGTTCGCGTGGTGCCAATGGTGTTGTGCTTGTCACTACTAAACGCGGTAAAGTGGGACAATTTGCCTTAAATTACTCTGGAACGGTCACTATGGAAACTATAGAAGATAAGTCGCCTGTGATGAGTGCCAGTGATTACATTACTTGGAAGCGCTGGGCGTACTACAACAATAACCCGGAGGTTTACGCTCCTGGTAATGCGCCTACTTATGAGAACGACCAAAAAATCTTTGCGGGTGACACCTATGCTTTGAAAAATGTAAACAAAGGCTGGGAAGGTAACTCTTGGGATGGTTCCAAAGTAAGCAATACCGACTGGACAGGCATCGTAACGCGTACAGGTATCACCCATGAACATACATTGAGCGCCACTGGTGGTAGTGAGAATCTGCAAGGATCTTTCTCTTTCGGCTATTTAAATAACAAAGGTACGCAGAAAGGACAGGAATATGAGCGTTTTAATCTGGCTGCAACTGTAGATATTACACCGAAACCTTGGATTAAAATAGGAGCATCGATTAATATGTCGTTTGCAGACCAACAGTATGGTGTGGATCGTATGGCCGGTACGAATAATGGCCCCGGTGATATTTACGGACTGGCCAAATCCATTCCTCGTTATGCTGTACCATACGATGATGAAGGAAATGTGATTGCTACGCCGCATACCGAATCACGTACTTATACGGTAGTGGATGAATGGAAGAAGGTGAACGATGATCGTGAAAATTATCGTGCATTGGCTAGTTTCTACGCACAATTGGATTTCGGCAAGATGTGGAAACCGTTGGAAGGTTTGAGCTATAAGTTTGCTTTTGGTCCTGATTTTCGTTACAATCGCAATGGTATCTTCCGCGACAGTTCATCGGCATCCCTTGCCGGTTCAACGAATTATGCCAGTTGGGGGTCTAACCGTTATTTTTCCTGGACGCTGGACAATATGATTCTCTATAACCGCCAGTTTGGCAAGCACAACATCGGCGTGACATTGTTGCAGACAGCTTCAAAGAATAACCATGAAAGCGGTTCAATGAGTGCATCTGATATCCTTGTTCCCGAAATGCTATGGAATAACATGGGGATTGTTGATGTTACACAATCCCGTTACAAAGCAGGCATGGGTACCGGTTTGACCGAAAGCCAGATGGCATCCTACATGGCTCGTATAAACTATTCGTTCAATGATCGCTATCTTTTGACTGTATCAGGACGTTACGACGGTTCGTCAGTACTGGCGGCAGGCAATAAATGGGATTTTTTCCCGTCAGCCGCCCTTGGTTGGCGCATTAACCAGGAAGAGTTTATGCAAGACATTACTTGGATTGACAATTTGAAACTGCGTATTGGTGTAGGTACAACGGGTAACTCTTCCGTCAGCCCTTATGGTACATTGGGTGGAATCTTTACAGGTTGGATGCCATTTTCGACGGGTAACCAAATGATTTTTGTGACTAATGAGCCTTACTATGTAGATATGAGTAAGAAAGCCAATTCGATGGCTAATAGAGACCTGTCGTGGGAGAAAACTACACAGTGGAACTATGGTATTGATTTCGGATTCTTAAGTAACCGTATTAATGGTACGATAGACGTTTATCACTCCAAGACGAAAGATTTGTTGATGTCCGTAAATATTCCGACCCTGACAGGGTATCCTTCTACAATGCAGAATATCGGGCAGACAAAGAACTTCGGTGTGGACATTTCGTTGAGTGTAACTCCCATCCGTACTGAGGATTTTGAATGGGTATCATCTCTCAATGCAGCTTATCAGAAAGAAGAGATTGTTGAACTGGCTAATGGCAAGAATGATATGATTGACAACACATGGTTCATTGGTCAATCTATAGGAGTCTTTTATGATTATGCTGCCGATGGTATCTGGAAAGAATCAGATGCTGCGGAAATGGCTAAGTGGAATGAGAAGGGAAGCAAATTCAAGGTCGGCATGGTGAAGCCGGTAGATCAGAATGGAGACTACCAGCTTGATGCCAACGATGATAAGATAATTTTGGGTAATAAGACCCCACGCTGGACGTTGGGCTGGAGCAACTATTTTACTTGGAAAGGTGTTGAATTGGGAATTGAGTTGTACGGTCGTTTCGGTTACATGATTTCGACAGGAGGCGAGGCACAGGCCGGCCAGTTCCAGCAGCGTGAAATAGACTATTGGACACCGGATAATCCGAATGCCGAATGGCAGATGCCTATCTACGGTTCGGGTGACTCTTATGCCGGTCTGTTGGGCTATAAGGATGCTTCCTTCCTGAAACTGCGTAATATTTCTTTGGGGTACAACATCCCGCAAAACATTTGTAAAAAGATAGGTATCAATTCATTGAAAGTATATGTACAAGGACGTAATCTGGGTGACATCTATTCATCTATTGATTACATTGACCTCGATCTCGGTACGTCTTATTACAATCGTGGTGTTACGTTTGGCTTGAATGTAGGTTTCTAA
- a CDS encoding tyrosine-type recombinase/integrase: MANLSIVIVPTKKLSNGRHRIRIAVAHRSQTRYISTQFILDSANQMKNGKVVRHENAANINTCLRKIIYEYEEILSSIHYLQTLSCTELIHTITREQQKKGVTFCVIADEYLSSMRNEEQKKSYKLYRIACEKFQKYMKGDFPLIQLTPLHIQGFANTMKEEGLSATSVRIYLTLIRVILNYARKMNYVNYPVHPFVLFKMPVSNVRELDLTIDEMKRIRDVKLCKPTLKMVRDLFMLTYYLGGINLRDLMEYDFKDRNCMRYVRHKTRNSKKSENEIAFTIQPEAQDIINKYISESGKLVFGKYSSYEKVYSLVFRHIYKVAKLAGVTRKVSYYSARKTFAQHGYELGIEIEKIEYCIGHSMKNNRPIFNYIRIMQEHADKVFRAILDRLIQ, from the coding sequence ATGGCCAATCTTTCAATAGTCATTGTACCTACAAAAAAGTTATCCAATGGAAGACATCGAATAAGAATTGCAGTAGCGCACCGTTCGCAAACCAGATATATTTCTACTCAATTCATATTGGATTCTGCAAACCAAATGAAAAATGGTAAAGTCGTCAGGCACGAAAATGCAGCAAATATTAACACTTGCCTGCGCAAGATAATCTATGAATACGAAGAAATCTTATCATCCATCCATTATTTACAAACACTGTCGTGTACGGAGTTGATACATACCATTACCCGTGAACAACAAAAAAAAGGAGTTACTTTTTGTGTGATAGCTGACGAATACCTCTCTTCTATGAGAAATGAAGAGCAAAAGAAGTCCTATAAGTTGTACAGGATAGCCTGTGAAAAATTTCAGAAGTATATGAAAGGAGATTTCCCTCTGATACAACTTACGCCACTGCATATACAAGGTTTTGCCAATACAATGAAAGAAGAAGGGTTGTCCGCAACCTCTGTCAGAATTTACCTTACCTTAATAAGAGTCATACTGAACTATGCCAGGAAAATGAACTACGTAAATTATCCGGTCCATCCTTTTGTGCTATTCAAAATGCCAGTCAGTAACGTCAGGGAATTAGACTTAACCATAGATGAAATGAAAAGAATCAGGGATGTAAAATTGTGCAAACCGACCCTGAAAATGGTACGGGATCTATTCATGCTTACTTATTATTTAGGTGGCATTAACTTGAGAGACTTGATGGAATACGATTTTAAAGACCGGAACTGCATGCGGTATGTGCGTCATAAAACCCGGAACAGCAAGAAGAGTGAGAACGAAATAGCCTTTACCATTCAACCGGAAGCACAAGATATCATCAATAAGTACATATCAGAAAGCGGAAAATTAGTCTTTGGCAAATACTCGTCTTATGAGAAAGTATATAGTTTAGTGTTCAGACATATATATAAGGTGGCAAAGTTAGCCGGAGTTACTAGAAAAGTATCCTATTACTCCGCCAGAAAAACATTTGCCCAACATGGATATGAATTAGGAATTGAAATAGAAAAAATAGAATATTGCATAGGGCATAGCATGAAAAACAACCGTCCCATATTCAATTATATCAGAATCATGCAGGAGCATGCTGATAAAGTGTTCAGAGCAATTCTCGACCGATTAATTCAATAA